A section of the Ictalurus punctatus breed USDA103 chromosome 8, Coco_2.0, whole genome shotgun sequence genome encodes:
- the rlim gene encoding E3 ubiquitin-protein ligase RLIM: protein MEGSDNADQGSSEQTDSQRRQQQDRLRREEAFYQFVNNLSEEDYRLMRDNNLLGTPGEITEEDLLNRLHQIRDGPEQPHSSSSSSSSSSSSNIPEVSRGEPRVSEAEGTEEASNGDTLLDWLNTVRQTGNTTRSGHRGNQSWRAVSRTNPSSGDFRFSLEININRSIAEQQTQTEAERLDADQSRADGSVSEPETPMEAAEVVEEPVVEEMAVIVEPELPAPNSPAVTRPTSPQNPLPTSPSLPQVERPSRGQIRARSPSPEQRRTRARTARSHLALSLDQLDGLPQARHGLPSRSPSEPVPDVQVDGSSRTRLHVLSRQNIQLESEETIAATEPQPAPQPHQETETPSGEGGASARRPPTIMLDLQVRRVRPGEYRERDSIANRTRSRSQTSNNTFLYETERGGFRRTFSRSERAGVRTYVSTIRIPIRRISDAGLGEATSMALQSMIRQIMTGFGELSYFMDSDSDSTDSSRGSNPAADLADALGNPDAGSPSTVTEPSPGAGGSNQSGSEAQTEEREDSGAALRESRARQRAPISLEESGSLPFLRLAHFFLLNDDDDDQPRGLTKEQIDNLSMRNFGESDALKTCSVCITEYAEGNKLRKLPCSHEYHVHCIDRWLSENSTCPICRRAVLVSANRESVV, encoded by the exons ATGGAGGGCTCGGATAATGCAGATCAAGGCAGTAGCGAACAGACCGATTCGCAACGCAGGCAGCAGCAGGACCGCCTTCGCAGAGAGGAGGCCTTCTACCAGTTTGTTAACAATCTGAGCGAGGAGGACTACAGGCTGATGAGAGACAACAATCTTCTCGGCACACCAG gtgAAATTACTGAGGAAGACTTGTTGAATCGCCTTCATCAGATTAGGGACGGCCCTGAGCAGCCacacagtagtagtagtagtagcagcagcagcagcagcagcaacattCCTGAAGTCAGTAGGGGGGAACCCAGAG TTTCAGAGGCAGAGGGTACAGAAGAAGCATCCAATGGCGACACCCTTCTTGACTGGCTCAACACGGTGCGTCAAACCGGCAACACAACAAGGAGCGGGCACCGGGGCAACCAGTCATGGCGTGCAGTGAGCCGAACCAATCCAAGTAGTGGAGACTTCCGCTTCAGCTTGGAGATCAATATCAATCGCAGCATCGCTGAGCAGCAAACACAGACTGAGGCAGAGCGACTAGACGCAGACCAAAGCCGTGCTGATGGCTCTGTATCGGAACCCGAGACACCCATGGAGGCGGCAGAGGTGGTTGAAGAGCCAGTGGTGGAAGAGATGGCTGTTATAGTCGAACCAGAGCTTCCTGCACCTAATAGCCCAGCTGTAACCAGGCCGACAAGCCCACAAAATCCGCTCCCAACTTCTCCAAGTCTGCCTCAAGTAGAGCGGCCAAGTCGAGGCCAGATTAGAGCTCGTAGCCCCAGCCCGGAACAGCGCAGAACCAGGGCGCGAACAGCTAGGAGTCATTTAGCCCTCAGCCTGGACCAGTTAGACGGGCTTCCGCAGGCTCGCCATGGACTACCTTCTCGAAGTCCTTCTGAACCTGTCCCAGACGTTCAGGTGGACGGCAGCTCCAGGACACGACTACACGTTCTTTCTCGGCAGAATATACAGTTAGAAAGCGAGGAAACTATAGCAGCCACAGAGCCCCAACCAGCACCTCAGCCCCACCAGGAAACCGAAACACCTTCAGGGGAAGGAGGCGCTTCAGCCCGACGTCCTCCAACAATAATGCTGGACTTGCAGGTTCGTAGGGTGCGACCGGGCGAGTACCGCGAGAGAGACAGCATCGCCAACCGTACCCGCTCTCGATCACAGACCTCCAACAACACTTTCTTGTATGAAACGGAGCGTGGAGGCTTTCGCAGGACCTTTTCACGTTCTGAGCGGGCCGGTGTGAGGACGTACGTCAGTACTATCCGTATTCCCATCAGGAGGATCTCCGATGCTGGGCTTGGCGAGGCCACTTCCATGGCTCTGCAGTCCATGATCCGGCAGATCATGACTGGCTTTGGCGAACTCAGCTACTTCATGGACTCTGACTCGGACTCCACGGACTCGAGCCGTGGCTCCAACCCCGCGGCGGATCTAGCCGATGCTCTGGGAAATCCAGATGCTGGAAGTCCCTCTACTGTGACTGAGCCATCACCTGGGGCAGGAGGCTCAAATCAGAGTGGCTCAGAAGCACAGACTGAAGAGCGGGAAGATAGTGGTGCAGCTCTAAGAGAGAGCAGAGCAAGGCAACGAGCTCCTATCAGTCTAGAGGAGTCCGGCTCTTTGCCCTTTCTGCGACTTGCACATTTCTTCTTGCTCaacgacgacgatgatgatcaGCCCAGGGGCCTCACCAAAGAGCAAATCGATAACCTCTCCATGCGCAATTTCGGTGAGAGTGATGCACTCAAGACCTGTAGCGTCTGCATTACAGAGTATGCTGAAGGCAACAAGCTTCGTAAACTTCCCTGCTCGCACGAGTACCACGTGCATTGTATTGACCGTTGGCTTTCAGAGAATTCAACTTGCCCCATCTGTCGCAGGGCAGTCCTCGTTTCTGCCAACAGAGAGAGTGTTGTCTAG